One genomic window of Ilyobacter polytropus DSM 2926 includes the following:
- a CDS encoding PilN domain-containing protein: MNMNMRDINFLTPEYKEKLGVSQNLKKAVLIAGVFFLINGAIFFGIHMKQKNLEKNIHETKREIAFNQEEIKKLEVEIGKIPDLTDKIEIIEEIFSDKKTRISEVLYTIQTLAPENIWVDTMHHEGGNVRIKGISYLNSEMTPEQNLYDFEDKLIESGDFSQVKHDYLKIEERDGNKVMAFEFSLVISDEEE, from the coding sequence ATGAATATGAATATGAGAGATATAAATTTTTTGACACCGGAATATAAAGAGAAGTTAGGGGTATCACAAAACCTTAAAAAAGCTGTTTTAATCGCTGGAGTTTTCTTTTTGATAAATGGAGCTATTTTCTTTGGAATCCACATGAAACAAAAGAATCTTGAAAAAAATATCCATGAGACAAAGAGAGAGATAGCATTTAACCAGGAAGAGATAAAAAAACTAGAGGTAGAGATAGGTAAGATACCTGATTTGACAGATAAAATAGAGATTATAGAAGAGATTTTTTCTGACAAAAAGACAAGAATATCAGAGGTTTTATACACTATTCAGACTCTTGCTCCTGAAAATATATGGGTAGATACTATGCATCATGAAGGCGGAAATGTCAGGATCAAAGGGATATCATACCTAAATTCTGAAATGACACCAGAACAAAATCTTTATGATTTTGAAGATAAACTTATTGAAAGTGGAGATTTTTCTCAGGTTAAACACGATTATTTAAAGATAGAAGAGAGAGATGGAAACAAGGTTATGGCTTTTGAATTTAGCCTTGTGATCTCTGATGAAGAGGAGTGA